TTTCGCATTCGGGAATAAGATAGCCGAAACCGGGCGGGAGTCTTGTTTCACTGGTGAATCCAAAAACAACAGTGGCTATTTTAGCTTCAGGAATCGAGTTGAGGGGCAAGGCGGAGTGATCGGTCTCAGGAGCTGAAGTGCCTGGTTTACCGGCAGTGCCAGAACCAGATTTTTTGCCGAAAAAGTTTCTTTTTCCGTACTGACATACCAGTTATTGCCTTCTTTTTTTATCGTCATAGCCCGGCAGGCTGTCTGCAGTTCTTTTCCCTGCTGTAGTTTTTCCGTCAGTTTCTCCGGGAGTTGTCTCATGCCATTTGAAAAACTGATCATGGCCGGCATTTTCAGGGAGCCTCCTTTTTTCCTTTTTTTCTCTTCCCTCATTTTTTTAAACAGTCCACGAAGAAGAGAGCCTGCCTCCCGTTCCAGGTGACGAACACCAGGCATGACAGAGTCAATGGTCAGTCTGTCGCAGTCCCCGGCATAAGTGCCGGTAAAGACGGCATCCACATAAGGTAATAAAGCCGGTCCAAACCTGTGGTGGACCCATTTGGCAACAGTGGGCTCTCCCTCAAGAGGAGAGCGAAAAAGTTCTCCAAGGATCCGCAACTTTGCGGTCCAGGGAATAAGGGGGCCATTAATATCTTCCGCGGGGTCTGGGGTATGAGGTTCAGTTTACCGTTCAGGTAGACGTAGCGCACAAAATCGATTAGTGGTGCTTTTACCGTTTCCGCACTCAGTCCCGATTCATTCAGTAATTTTTGACTTTCCGGACAGTTGTCAAGAAAGCCGTGGGGGCCGATTTCTGCAATAAATCCATCCCGGCAAAAGGAGCGGACAGCTCCGC
The DNA window shown above is from Desulfomarina profundi and carries:
- a CDS encoding protoporphyrinogen/coproporphyrinogen oxidase, whose protein sequence is MRILGELFRSPLEGEPTVAKWVHHRFGPALLPYVDAVFTGTYAGDCDRLTIDSVMPGVRHLEREAGSLLRGLFKKMREEKKRKKGGSLKMPAMISFSNGMRQLPEKLTEKLQQGKELQTACRAMTIKKEGNNWYVSTEKETFSAKNLVLALPVNQALQLLRPITPPCPSTRFLKLK